In Blautia wexlerae DSM 19850, a single window of DNA contains:
- a CDS encoding ABC transporter ATP-binding protein, with translation MDEKKYVIEVSHVNKNFKDNKVLKDVSLRCESGKIYGLVGHNGSGKTVLFKIICGFLVSDEGTVTVNGKIMGKDKDMLTEAGIIIEDPGFLRNWSAYHNLEFLYTIRNKKDKSYLYSILKKVGLNPKLKRPVGKFSLGMRQRLAIAQAIMEDPEILILDEPMNGLDKNGVEEIRELLLKMKKNKLIILASHNREDIDVLCDEVYEMEDGVLRKNSNVKSVTDKSYCLPEV, from the coding sequence ATGGATGAAAAGAAATATGTCATAGAAGTATCGCATGTAAATAAAAATTTCAAGGATAATAAAGTATTAAAAGATGTTTCTCTCAGATGTGAAAGTGGAAAAATATACGGACTGGTGGGACATAACGGATCTGGAAAAACAGTTTTATTTAAAATAATATGTGGTTTTCTTGTATCCGATGAGGGAACTGTTACGGTAAATGGGAAAATAATGGGAAAAGACAAAGATATGCTTACAGAAGCGGGAATTATTATTGAAGATCCTGGATTTTTAAGAAACTGGAGCGCATATCATAACCTGGAATTTCTATATACAATAAGAAATAAAAAAGATAAGTCATATTTATATTCGATATTAAAAAAAGTTGGTCTTAATCCGAAATTAAAACGACCGGTAGGAAAGTTTTCACTCGGTATGAGACAACGTCTGGCAATTGCTCAAGCAATCATGGAAGATCCGGAAATTCTTATTTTAGACGAGCCGATGAATGGACTTGATAAAAATGGTGTGGAAGAAATCAGGGAACTATTGTTAAAAATGAAAAAAAATAAATTGATTATTTTGGCAAGTCATAACAGAGAAGATATAGATGTTCTCTGCGACGAGGTATATGAAATGGAAGACGGGGTACTACGGAAAAATTCAAATGTGAAATCAGTAACTGATAAAAGTTACTGTTTACCGGAGGTATAA
- a CDS encoding IS200/IS605 family accessory protein TnpB-related protein translates to MQIISSYGVELRKQNIPIRQTLEIYRSAVSYLIGIYVQVWEELAEIPDAKRRFNAAEHLVHTTKKNHACFDFDIRFPKMPSYLRRSAIQHALGTVSSYKTRLDLWEKTDGKSGKPKLVYENHAMPVFYRDVMYREGAEGKDEAYLKLYDGHDWKWSCVRLDHTDMEYLRKCWSGKKASAPTLEKRHQKYFLRFSYKEEVTLTKTPVKEQIICSVDLGINTDAVSTIMRADGTVLGRRFIDHPSEKDRMYRTLGRIRRFQREHGSAQTQGRWAYTKRLNTELGKKTAGAIVRYAEENHADVIVFEYLEMQGKISGKKKQKMHLWRKRDIQKCCEHQAHRKGMRVSRICAWNTSRLAYDGSGAVTRDWENHSLCTFQTGKRYNCDLSASYNIGARYFIRELLKPLPATERSLLEAKVPPVKRRTSCVYADLRKLHSEMELLKAA, encoded by the coding sequence ATGCAGATAATATCCAGTTATGGTGTAGAATTACGAAAACAGAATATCCCGATCCGCCAGACACTGGAGATCTACCGTTCTGCTGTCAGCTATCTGATTGGGATTTATGTGCAGGTATGGGAAGAATTAGCAGAAATCCCGGATGCAAAGAGGCGTTTTAATGCTGCAGAACATCTGGTACATACTACGAAGAAAAACCATGCCTGTTTTGATTTTGATATCCGGTTCCCAAAGATGCCTTCCTATCTGCGCAGATCTGCCATCCAGCATGCACTGGGGACAGTATCCTCTTATAAAACACGGCTGGATCTATGGGAAAAGACCGACGGAAAGAGCGGGAAACCAAAGCTTGTATATGAAAATCACGCCATGCCGGTCTTCTACCGTGATGTCATGTACCGTGAAGGAGCGGAAGGGAAAGACGAAGCATACCTGAAACTCTATGACGGTCATGACTGGAAATGGTCCTGTGTACGTCTGGATCATACGGATATGGAATATCTGAGAAAATGCTGGTCAGGGAAAAAGGCATCTGCCCCGACTCTGGAAAAGAGACACCAGAAGTATTTTTTGCGTTTTTCCTATAAAGAGGAAGTAACACTTACCAAAACACCTGTGAAAGAACAGATTATCTGCAGCGTGGACTTAGGGATCAATACCGATGCAGTCAGTACCATCATGCGGGCAGACGGAACTGTCCTGGGAAGAAGATTCATAGATCATCCCAGTGAAAAAGACCGGATGTACCGTACACTGGGACGGATCCGCAGATTCCAGAGGGAACATGGCTCTGCGCAGACACAGGGAAGATGGGCATATACGAAACGTCTGAACACAGAACTGGGTAAAAAGACTGCAGGTGCGATTGTAAGATATGCGGAAGAAAACCATGCAGATGTGATCGTGTTCGAGTATCTGGAGATGCAGGGGAAGATATCGGGAAAGAAAAAACAGAAAATGCACCTGTGGAGAAAAAGAGATATCCAGAAGTGTTGTGAACATCAGGCACACAGGAAAGGGATGCGGGTATCCAGGATCTGCGCATGGAATACCAGCAGACTGGCTTATGATGGTTCCGGGGCGGTAACACGTGACTGGGAAAATCACAGCCTCTGTACTTTCCAGACAGGAAAACGATATAATTGTGACCTGTCAGCATCCTATAATATAGGGGCGAGATATTTTATAAGGGAACTTTTAAAACCCCTTCCGGCAACGGAAAGGTCTTTACTGGAGGCAAAAGTCCCTCCTGTAAAGCGTAGAACCTCATGCGTTTATGCAGATCTGAGAAAACTCCATTCAGAAATGGAACTCTTAAAAGCAGCATAG
- a CDS encoding glycoside hydrolase family 3 C-terminal domain-containing protein, whose product MNRDLKKIISQMTLEEKAGMCSGLDFWHLKSVERLGIPEVMVSDGPHGLRKQDDKGDHLGMNDSIKAVCFPPAALSACSFDRSLMEAMGKTIGREAQANDVSVVLGPAVNIKRSPLCGRNFEYYSEDPYLAGEVAAAFINGVQSQHVGTSIKHFAANNQEYHRMSNSSEADERTLREIYFPAFETAVKKAQPYTFMCSYNQINGTFASENKWLLTDVLRNDWGFEGYVMSDWGAVNDRVKGLEAGLDLEMPGSNGTNDALIMEAVKNGTLKEEVLDQAVERILNIIYKYADHRTPQEFTMEKDHEEARRIAEESMVLLKNADQILPLKASEKVAFVGGFAKKPRFQGGGSSHINCFKITNALESVPADAQVTYAEGFSADKDLYDEKLAAEAVQAAKAADKVVIFAGLPDSFESEGYDRSHMRLPECQNRLIAEILEVQPNTVIVLHNGSPVEMPWINNVKGILEAYLGGQAGGTAVANILYGVVNPSGKLAETIPVKLADNPSYLNFGGGDKVEYREGVFVGYRYYDTKQMEVAYPFGYGLSYTTFTYSNLLISNTNPTEKDTITVSVDVTNTGNVAGKEAVQLYVKDMTASTIRPEKELKDFEKVQLAPGETKTVTMELDKRSFAWYNTQLHDWYAASGKYEVLIGASSRDIRLSETIELSSSQVIPMHIHMNTTLGELFNNPNTKEAAKELTSRYLAAMNGGSDTASQSAAEAITEEMVAAMTDSMPLRSLCSFGGFSRAEIQEMIDKLQAIYSNPLK is encoded by the coding sequence GAGATTTAAAGAAAATCATCAGCCAGATGACTCTGGAAGAAAAAGCAGGCATGTGCTCAGGGCTTGATTTCTGGCATCTGAAAAGCGTGGAAAGACTTGGAATCCCGGAGGTAATGGTAAGTGACGGTCCTCACGGGCTTCGTAAGCAGGATGACAAAGGAGATCATCTTGGAATGAACGACAGTATCAAAGCAGTCTGCTTCCCTCCCGCAGCTTTAAGTGCCTGCTCTTTTGACCGTAGCTTAATGGAAGCCATGGGCAAGACTATTGGCAGAGAAGCACAGGCAAATGACGTATCTGTTGTCTTAGGACCGGCTGTCAATATTAAACGTTCTCCGCTCTGCGGAAGAAACTTCGAATACTATTCAGAAGATCCATACCTTGCTGGTGAAGTTGCTGCTGCATTTATCAATGGTGTACAGTCCCAGCATGTAGGAACTTCCATCAAGCATTTTGCAGCTAACAATCAGGAATATCACCGCATGAGCAATTCTTCTGAAGCAGATGAAAGAACACTCCGCGAAATTTATTTTCCTGCATTTGAAACTGCAGTAAAAAAGGCTCAGCCATATACATTTATGTGCTCCTACAATCAGATCAACGGTACTTTTGCTTCCGAGAATAAATGGCTTCTTACCGATGTTCTCCGCAATGACTGGGGCTTTGAAGGATATGTTATGTCTGACTGGGGTGCTGTCAATGACCGTGTGAAGGGTCTGGAGGCCGGCCTGGATCTGGAAATGCCAGGTTCCAACGGAACAAACGATGCTCTGATCATGGAAGCCGTAAAAAATGGCACTCTGAAGGAAGAAGTTCTGGATCAGGCTGTAGAACGTATCCTGAATATTATTTACAAATATGCGGACCACCGCACACCGCAGGAATTTACCATGGAAAAAGACCATGAAGAGGCACGCCGTATTGCAGAAGAATCTATGGTCCTTCTGAAAAACGCAGACCAGATTCTGCCTCTGAAAGCCTCTGAAAAAGTAGCTTTTGTAGGTGGTTTTGCCAAAAAACCTCGTTTCCAGGGTGGCGGAAGCTCTCATATTAACTGCTTTAAAATTACCAATGCACTGGAATCTGTTCCTGCTGATGCACAGGTTACTTACGCAGAAGGCTTTTCTGCTGATAAAGATTTATACGATGAAAAGCTGGCTGCTGAAGCAGTTCAGGCTGCAAAAGCTGCTGATAAGGTTGTGATCTTCGCCGGACTTCCGGACAGTTTCGAGTCTGAAGGATATGACCGTTCTCATATGAGACTGCCAGAATGCCAGAACCGTCTTATTGCTGAGATCCTTGAAGTTCAGCCAAATACTGTGATCGTTCTTCACAATGGTTCTCCTGTGGAAATGCCATGGATCAATAATGTGAAAGGTATTCTGGAAGCTTACCTTGGCGGACAGGCAGGTGGTACTGCTGTTGCAAATATCCTCTATGGTGTTGTGAATCCAAGCGGTAAACTGGCCGAGACAATCCCAGTTAAGCTGGCTGATAATCCATCCTACCTGAACTTCGGTGGCGGCGATAAAGTGGAATACCGTGAAGGTGTATTTGTAGGATATCGTTATTATGACACCAAACAGATGGAAGTTGCCTATCCATTCGGATACGGACTCTCCTATACTACTTTTACATACAGCAATCTGCTGATTTCCAACACAAATCCAACAGAAAAAGATACTATCACTGTTTCTGTAGATGTAACAAATACAGGAAACGTTGCAGGAAAAGAAGCTGTCCAGCTCTATGTGAAAGACATGACAGCATCCACGATCCGTCCGGAAAAAGAACTGAAAGATTTTGAAAAAGTCCAGCTTGCTCCCGGCGAAACCAAAACAGTTACTATGGAACTGGATAAGCGCAGCTTTGCATGGTACAACACCCAATTACATGATTGGTATGCAGCAAGCGGCAAATATGAGGTCCTGATCGGTGCGTCCTCCAGAGATATCCGTCTCTCTGAAACCATTGAACTCTCCAGCAGCCAGGTAATTCCCATGCATATTCATATGAACACAACACTGGGTGAGCTTTTCAATAATCCCAACACAAAAGAAGCAGCAAAAGAATTGACTTCCAGATATCTGGCTGCAATGAACGGCGGTTCAGACACAGCGTCCCAATCTGCTGCTGAAGCTATCACTGAAGAAATGGTAGCAGCAATGACAGATTCCATGCCACTTCGCTCTCTGTGCAGCTTTGGCGGATTCTCCCGGGCTGAGATCCAGGAGATGATTGACAAACTGCAGGCAATCTATAGCAATCCTCTGAAATAA
- a CDS encoding biotin transporter BioY, giving the protein MTKTKSMIYCGLFTALIAAGAFIKIPVPVVPFTLQYLFTMLAGLFLGSRRGMISVVAYMLLGLAGLPIFSEGGGIWYIFKPSFGYIIGFCLGTYVTGLIAERLKQKTVFRYLLANLAGLMIVYICGMVYYYVICNYVIDTPIGIWPLILYCFLLAVPGDIALSILGAVIAKRVRPVVHQYLFDSKSNVRLKTEELAK; this is encoded by the coding sequence ATGACTAAAACAAAAAGCATGATCTATTGCGGTCTTTTTACGGCGTTGATTGCAGCAGGTGCGTTTATTAAAATCCCTGTACCTGTAGTTCCCTTTACACTGCAGTACCTGTTCACTATGCTTGCCGGATTGTTTCTGGGATCCAGAAGGGGTATGATTTCTGTGGTTGCCTATATGCTGTTGGGACTGGCAGGACTTCCGATCTTTTCGGAGGGCGGTGGGATCTGGTATATTTTCAAGCCAAGCTTCGGTTATATTATAGGGTTCTGCTTGGGAACATACGTAACCGGACTTATCGCAGAACGTCTTAAGCAGAAGACAGTTTTTCGCTATTTACTTGCAAATCTGGCAGGTCTGATGATTGTCTATATCTGTGGAATGGTTTATTACTATGTGATCTGTAACTATGTGATTGATACACCGATTGGAATCTGGCCGCTGATTCTTTATTGTTTTCTGCTTGCGGTACCCGGCGATATTGCATTAAGTATCCTGGGAGCTGTCATTGCAAAGCGTGTCAGACCGGTAGTGCATCAATATCTTTTTGATTCAAAATCAAATGTCAGACTGAAAACGGAGGAGCTTGCAAAATGA
- a CDS encoding threonine/serine exporter family protein — protein MTAAIMIQLITGAIGSVGFGILFHIKKKYLPLVAVGGFLSWLVFLLGKEFWGNVFLPTLMAGFVTDVYAEILARICKETSTSFFVTSVIPLIPGSTLYYCMNSIVEGNTVRALEYGRDTFLFAFGIAAGMSIAWSICYFLRTVRKKQN, from the coding sequence TTGACTGCAGCAATCATGATACAATTAATTACCGGAGCCATTGGCTCTGTAGGATTTGGAATTCTTTTTCATATAAAAAAGAAATATTTGCCTCTGGTAGCAGTTGGCGGCTTCCTTAGCTGGCTGGTGTTCCTTCTGGGAAAAGAATTCTGGGGAAATGTTTTTCTTCCGACTCTGATGGCTGGCTTTGTTACAGATGTGTATGCAGAAATTCTTGCAAGAATCTGTAAAGAAACATCTACATCTTTTTTTGTTACTTCCGTAATCCCTCTGATTCCCGGAAGTACTCTTTATTATTGTATGAACAGCATTGTGGAAGGAAATACTGTTCGAGCATTGGAATATGGACGGGATACGTTTCTTTTTGCTTTTGGAATTGCAGCAGGAATGAGTATTGCGTGGTCGATCTGTTATTTTCTGAGAACTGTAAGGAAAAAGCAGAACTGA
- the bioB gene encoding biotin synthase BioB — translation MNPLILAQEIIDGRRITREDDLSYFLTCDLDELCEGADRIREAYIGDKVDLCSIINGRSGRCPEDCKYCAQSVHHHTSCEIYDFLPEEKILEACKMNEEEGVDRFSIVTAGKALTGKEFDQAIHAYETMHKECNIDLCASMGFLSSEQLHRLHEAGVTSYHHNIETSKRNFPNICTTHTYDMKIETLKKVKAEGMCACSGGIIGMGETWEDRLDMAVSLAELGIDSIPINALMPIPGTPLEHLDQLSEQDILRTIAFFRYINPEANIRLAAGRALLTNDGETAFKSGASATITGNMLTTVACATIRSDRKMLSDMGRNVTPEYWKEVEES, via the coding sequence ATGAATCCACTTATTTTAGCACAGGAAATTATTGATGGGCGCAGAATTACAAGGGAGGATGATCTTTCCTATTTTCTTACCTGTGATTTAGACGAATTATGTGAAGGAGCAGACCGTATCCGCGAAGCATATATCGGTGATAAGGTGGATCTCTGTTCCATCATCAATGGCCGCAGCGGCAGGTGTCCGGAGGACTGCAAATATTGTGCGCAGTCAGTACACCACCATACTTCCTGTGAGATCTATGATTTTCTTCCGGAGGAAAAGATTCTGGAAGCATGTAAAATGAACGAAGAGGAGGGCGTTGACCGTTTCTCAATCGTTACTGCAGGAAAGGCCCTGACTGGAAAAGAATTTGATCAGGCGATCCACGCCTATGAAACCATGCATAAGGAATGTAATATTGATCTCTGTGCTTCCATGGGCTTTCTTTCTTCTGAACAACTGCATCGTCTTCATGAAGCCGGAGTAACCAGTTACCATCATAATATTGAGACTTCAAAGAGAAATTTTCCTAATATATGTACGACACATACATACGATATGAAGATTGAAACTCTGAAAAAGGTAAAGGCAGAAGGAATGTGTGCATGTTCTGGCGGTATCATAGGAATGGGAGAGACCTGGGAGGATCGTCTGGATATGGCAGTCAGCCTTGCGGAGCTGGGGATTGATTCTATTCCAATCAATGCATTGATGCCCATTCCGGGAACACCTTTGGAACACCTTGATCAGCTTTCAGAGCAGGATATCCTCCGGACAATCGCCTTCTTCCGTTATATTAATCCTGAGGCTAATATTCGTCTTGCTGCCGGACGGGCACTTCTTACCAATGACGGGGAAACCGCTTTTAAATCCGGTGCCTCCGCTACAATAACAGGGAATATGCTGACTACTGTTGCCTGCGCAACCATCCGCAGCGACCGAAAAATGCTCTCTGATATGGGCAGAAATGTAACACCAGAATATTGGAAGGAAGTGGAAGAATCATGA
- the bioA gene encoding adenosylmethionine--8-amino-7-oxononanoate transaminase codes for MIWYPYEQMKTMKAPYKILDAEGVHLYTKDQKLIDSISSWWCMIHGYKHPELTEAIKEQADRFCHVMLGGLTHEPVEKLSAKLQEFLPGDLDYCFFSDSGSVAVEVSLKMALQYNTNQGRKRPLVLALEHAYHGDTFKAMEVGDDEDYHFAFDKKEGVVHIPTEIPALEEAFEQYHDRLNCFIVEPLLQGAGGMRMYDISFLKRARELCDQYDVLLIFDEVATGFGRTGNRFVADLVLPDILVLGKALTGGYIGHAVTVANHKVFDAFYSDDDRLALMHGPTFMGNPLACAVALKGIEIFEREDYMSKIRHIEQVSRREMEAFTDPRIKEVRIMGGCVCVEVHDSRDLEGFQQFAYERGVFSRPFLNYMYSMVPYVISDEELIKIFDVMKEWFREK; via the coding sequence ATGATATGGTATCCCTATGAACAAATGAAAACAATGAAAGCTCCCTATAAGATTCTGGATGCAGAGGGTGTACATCTTTATACAAAAGATCAGAAGCTGATAGACTCTATATCTTCCTGGTGGTGTATGATTCATGGATATAAGCATCCGGAACTGACAGAAGCGATCAAGGAACAGGCAGACCGTTTTTGTCATGTAATGCTTGGGGGACTGACACATGAGCCGGTGGAAAAGCTTTCTGCGAAGCTGCAGGAATTTCTGCCAGGAGATCTGGATTATTGTTTTTTTTCAGATTCAGGAAGTGTTGCAGTGGAGGTCTCACTTAAAATGGCCCTTCAATACAACACCAATCAGGGAAGAAAGCGCCCGTTAGTGCTGGCTCTTGAACATGCATATCACGGGGATACCTTTAAGGCAATGGAAGTTGGTGATGACGAGGATTATCATTTCGCTTTTGACAAAAAAGAGGGTGTTGTCCATATTCCCACTGAGATCCCGGCCCTGGAGGAGGCATTTGAACAGTATCATGACCGTCTGAACTGCTTTATTGTGGAGCCTCTTTTACAGGGAGCAGGAGGAATGCGGATGTATGATATTTCATTCCTGAAGAGAGCAAGAGAATTGTGTGACCAGTATGATGTTCTTTTGATTTTTGACGAGGTTGCAACCGGGTTTGGCCGCACAGGTAATCGCTTTGTGGCAGATCTTGTTCTGCCGGATATCCTGGTTCTTGGAAAGGCCCTTACAGGAGGATATATTGGTCATGCTGTCACTGTGGCAAATCATAAGGTATTTGATGCCTTTTACAGTGATGATGACAGACTTGCCCTGATGCATGGCCCTACTTTTATGGGAAACCCGCTGGCATGTGCTGTGGCCTTAAAGGGAATTGAGATTTTTGAGCGCGAAGATTATATGAGTAAGATCCGTCATATTGAACAGGTTTCACGTCGTGAGATGGAAGCATTCACAGATCCACGGATCAAAGAAGTCCGGATCATGGGTGGCTGTGTGTGCGTGGAGGTTCATGATTCCAGAGATCTGGAAGGCTTCCAGCAGTTTGCTTATGAACGGGGTGTGTTCAGCAGGCCATTTTTGAACTACATGTACTCTATGGTTCCATATGTGATCAGTGACGAAGAGCTTATAAAAATTTTTGATGTGATGAAGGAATGGTTTAGAGAGAAATAA
- a CDS encoding threonine/serine exporter family protein: MQTSKDFLHIFLDMGDALLNSGAEIFRVEDTLNRMGYACGAAQMNVFVITSSIVITMEFPEEGARTQTRRIRESGGNDFTKLEQLNDLSRRFCNHPVPAAELRKEFDKININRTKPLWKLLGSLLAACSFAFFYGGSIPDAVAAGFGAVLIWGLQQYLRPVCMNEVTFQFVASFFTGCAICGLTLLCPFLRMDKIMIGDIMLLIPGLMSTNAIRDVLIGDTLSGIIRLIAALLLAAALALGFMGAIILFGRFGL, from the coding sequence ATGCAGACATCTAAAGATTTTTTACATATTTTTCTTGATATGGGTGACGCATTGTTAAACAGCGGTGCAGAGATTTTTCGAGTGGAGGATACGCTGAACCGAATGGGTTATGCCTGTGGTGCTGCACAGATGAATGTTTTTGTGATCACATCCAGTATCGTTATTACCATGGAATTTCCAGAAGAAGGAGCGCGGACACAGACCCGACGGATCAGGGAAAGTGGTGGAAATGATTTTACAAAATTAGAGCAGTTGAATGATCTGAGCCGTCGTTTCTGTAATCATCCTGTCCCTGCGGCAGAGCTTCGGAAAGAATTTGATAAAATTAACATAAATAGGACGAAACCGTTATGGAAACTTCTTGGAAGCCTTCTGGCTGCATGCAGTTTTGCTTTTTTTTATGGTGGAAGTATTCCGGATGCTGTTGCAGCAGGATTTGGGGCTGTTCTGATCTGGGGATTACAGCAATATCTTCGTCCGGTATGCATGAATGAAGTGACTTTTCAGTTTGTGGCGTCTTTTTTTACAGGCTGTGCAATCTGTGGATTAACCTTGCTGTGCCCATTCCTTCGCATGGATAAGATTATGATCGGTGACATTATGCTTTTGATTCCGGGGTTAATGTCGACAAATGCAATCAGGGATGTACTTATTGGTGATACACTCTCTGGAATCATCCGTCTGATTGCTGCTTTACTACTTGCTGCGGCACTGGCACTTGGATTTATGGGGGCAATTATTTTATTTGGGAGGTTTGGACTTTGA
- the bioD gene encoding dethiobiotin synthase, producing the protein MSKAVFITGTGTDMGKTYLSGLIVKKLAQAGKNPAYYKAAMSGNDRRADGSLIPGDALFVKEMSGISQSLDDMCPYVYENAWSPHLASRVEGNPVDLDVVRRGFLKAANDYEYITMEGSGGILCPLCFDERKIQLEDVIREFELSSILVADAGLGTINSVVLTAEYMKAHSLPIKGIIFNHYHPGNIMEEDNIAMCQYMTGLPVIAKVQDNAKDLDIDADVLAEFYDEVKIK; encoded by the coding sequence ATGAGTAAAGCGGTATTTATTACAGGAACAGGAACAGACATGGGCAAAACCTATCTCTCAGGACTGATCGTAAAAAAACTGGCACAGGCAGGAAAAAATCCGGCTTATTACAAAGCTGCAATGAGTGGAAATGACCGGCGTGCAGACGGAAGTCTGATCCCGGGCGATGCACTTTTTGTTAAAGAGATGTCTGGTATTTCCCAGTCTCTGGATGATATGTGTCCCTATGTATATGAAAATGCCTGGTCTCCTCATCTTGCTTCAAGAGTTGAGGGTAATCCGGTGGATCTTGATGTTGTGCGAAGAGGATTTTTGAAGGCAGCAAATGATTATGAATATATTACCATGGAAGGAAGTGGCGGTATCCTCTGTCCGCTCTGTTTTGATGAACGCAAAATCCAGCTTGAAGATGTGATAAGAGAGTTTGAGCTTTCCAGTATTCTGGTGGCAGATGCAGGGCTTGGTACAATAAACAGTGTTGTATTGACTGCTGAGTATATGAAAGCCCATTCCCTTCCAATCAAAGGTATTATTTTTAACCATTACCATCCCGGAAATATTATGGAAGAGGATAATATTGCTATGTGCCAATATATGACAGGCCTTCCGGTTATTGCAAAAGTACAGGATAATGCGAAAGATCTTGATATAGATGCAGATGTACTGGCAGAATTTTATGATGAGGTGAAGATCAAATGA